A window of Bos indicus x Bos taurus breed Angus x Brahman F1 hybrid chromosome 20, Bos_hybrid_MaternalHap_v2.0, whole genome shotgun sequence genomic DNA:
GAGAAAAGTGCAGCCAACCATTCAAAGCAACCAAAACATATCAACACAAAACATAATCTCAATGTAGGGTGTAGACTGGCCCATCAGGGAAACAAAGACGTGTTTCTTTCCACCTCGGGGACCAGCGCTCATCTCATCCAAGGGCACTTGGCCAAGCCCAACTCTTAGGCTCAAGGGTGACCTACAGCCAACCACATCAGTGATGCTCAAAGCAGGTCCAGACCTCTGGGCCGTTCTTCCTGGGCCCTTCTGGAACAAGGGAAGAATTCACTAAAATCTGACTTTAAAAGATGGATTATCGTCACATCTGCCTCCCATTAGCCTGGGTGCAGCCTGATGGTCTGTTAATTGAGGTTTTTGGAGAGATGAGTGTAAGATGCTCAGTGTCTGatagtggggggtggggggaaaaggAGGGCGAGCCAGTGCCACGCTGCCCACATCATGAGATGGATGGGCACTCGTCACCACGTGGCCAGGGAGCACGATTTCAATCCAGAGACAGAATAAACAGCTTCCCATTGGTCTGTAATGTTTTAAATCTATGGCTTATATGCaggataatatttaaataaagtgcTGTTGGTAGTGCATATGTGAGAGAGACTCTGCAACCCAGAGAGCCAGAGATTCTTTAGTATTTCTCAGCTTTTTGGAGATAAAAGTATGGACAGAAAACTCCCACGGAGCGCTCAGGGCCTGGGGCAAACCACACCCGTGCACCGCCAAAGTTCCCGAATCTTGGCAAGTCTACAAAGCCTGCATGAGGATAAACTGAACACCAGGGGCTttcatcaaaggaaaaataaaattccacaCCAGGTATCTGTCAGAATTGAGTCGGGAGGAGGAAGCAACCCAGCTCACTCCAGGAGAATTTGCCAAAAACATGTTTGCTTAACATTCAGCTCTAATCCCTATTTCTCAAAAAATGTATGGCCCACCTGTGTCAGTAGTTTTGCAGAACTCTATACATCTAGCATTTCTTTTTACATCTTAAGGATATTTTAATTCAATTGTCTAAGAGCACATAACTTAATTTTGTATTTCTAGTAATAATTTATTAGCGTTGCCCCCATCTTCTTAaacactttttttctatttttgagtaTGTTCAAGACTTTATATGCAGATTATCTAAAACCCCTTGCTTAAAATGAGCTTAGTTCTAGCAATAAATACACACTCTTCTATGCAGTCTCATACTTTGACAATTGGGTTTTCTCCATTTTTACCACTGGATGGAAAAGAGAGCTTCAGAAATTAAAGGAAATGTGACTCCCCTGTCTTACTTGAGTATTTTGCGGTAAAGCAAATGCCTTTATCCAATAGAAATCTTCAACATCACTTAATCCAATTAAGGACGTGTGGTGCTTTAGAGCACCCCCAAGGAGATGGAAAGGCAAAGCCCCCccaataaaaaaagcaaaaggggGTCGACAGGAGGAGAATGCCACAGATTCTATGTGAAATCATAGAGATAGCACAAATAATTACTGCTAGAAACAGTATTTTGAACAAAGGGTCTTCAGACAAATGCATTAAGACCGTCATAAGTATTTACAAAGAGCCCTATCACTGGTCAAGTGCTCTAAGTCTGATCAtaactgaaaaatacagaactatacagaaaatgtCCTTTGGATAAACTGGTCTTAAATTTTTCTGCACTGAGGTTCCAAGGGGGGCTTCTCGGGTGGCTCAATGGTCGAGTTTTAGGTAGAATGCCCACTACGAGTACTGATTGCTGGGGGAACTGGTTTCAGGCGATTCAATTAGGGCTTGGCCCACTTCACTCCTGGGTGCGGCCTGAACAAACAGGAACGTTTTCTGTGCGCCCTGGGAGGTGCTGTGCGTAAAATGCAGGGGCGCACACTTCCAGGGAGGACCACACCCAGCGTCCCCGCCGCCTCCCCCGGGGCTCCGGCCAGCTTCGTATGCCCGGCTGGCGGGCTCTGCGTCCTGCCTCGCCCCCGCGCGCCGGACACACCCGCCCTCACGTCCTTTTCCTCCAGGACGACGTCCGCTTTTCCTTCTGCGCCGCGGCCAGCCGCTGCTTCTCCGCCTCCTCGGCCTTCCGCTTCTCCTCCTTGGCCTCCTTGTACCGCCACTTGGGCAGCTGCAGGTGGCTGCTGTCCTTGGTGCTGCCCCGGGCCGCCCGCTCCGGCTGGAAGGTGGGAGCGGGCGCCTTGCTGACGCGCACCTTGGGGATGGTCACGCCGGGCCGCACGCTGCTCCGCCGCAACAGCTGCAGGGGCAGGAGGCTGGCCCTCCGGGGGGCGACCGGCGGCTGCGAAGACGCGAGGCCGGCTCTGGGGGCCTCCTCTTTGGAGACCCCCGCGGCCTGGGAGGTCTGGGATTGCGGCCCGGGACCCTCCCCCTTGTCCCTCTCCTGGGCTTGCGTGTCCTGGTCCCCGCGTGACGCCAGGATTTCCTGCACCGCCAGCCGCCTTTTGCCCACACAGGGAGGGCTCTCAGGGCACACGGTCTGGCAGACGATGGCCACGGCGGGGCTGTAGAGGCTCGTGGTCATCTTGACCATGTGGTCCAGGGCTCCCCCGTCCTCCATGCCTTGGCGCGAGCGGGAGGTCAGCGTGGACCGCACAAAATCCGTAAGCTTCTGCAAGCAGCTCTTGGAGCCTGTGGGCTTCTGACCTGCTTCCAGGGCCAGTGGCAGCTCTGGCTTGTACTTTACCCCAAACTGCTCCGGGCAGGGTCGCTCTAGTAGCCTCTGGATGACCCGAACCGCTTCAAACCGTCCAGTGTAGGTAGCCCACTCCTGGGAGGACATACCCCTGCGGGAGTCCCTGGCGTGGACATCCGCCCctgaaaaccagaaagagaaaataggaatGGGTGGATGCAAGCAGACCTTTTCCCttccacagacagaaaacaaaagacaacagGAGATGGAGACAGCTGACTCTACCTTGGAGCTGGGCCACCTGGGCGAACCCACACCTGAGTGTCACCCCTGGCATTTACTATTATAACACAACCCACCTTTAAGTGCCCGACTTCAtggtttgtgctgtgcttagtcactcagtcgtgtctgaccctgtgactccatggaccatagcctgccagcctcctctgtccatgggatcctccaggcaagaatactggagtgggttgtcattcccttcttcaggggatcttcccaagccagggatcaaacctgggtcttctgccttggcatgcggattctctaccactagcaccatttgAAAAGCCCCTCTTTCCTATAAAGAAAACCGCTTAAACTCAGCACCTaaattgtggattttttttaatatagaaatgaGACTTCATGGCTTTCTGGCAATGGAGAGACAGGTGGTTTGTAACACCTGGCGGATGCTACTAGAATGTTCTAAAAATACTACCAGTAACTGTCACTGGCAAAGCATTTGCTGTCTTATTTATCTATCAACTCTCCTTTTCCTCCAAGATCTCACTCTCGGAGGTTATGATTCTTATTTTTGCAGGAAGTGTGTGTTTGTTCACTTTTGGTGCTTCAGGTTAGCTGGTCACGGGTCTGTCATCTTTACCAGACTGTGGGCTTCCAGGACAGAGGCACATCTTAGTTGTTTTTGCTTCCTGAACACATATCATTCTGATTGGTGGGAGGCATGATTTTAATAAACGTCTGTTACAATGGATGGCAGTCATGGTTGCTGAGGGCACTGCCTGAAGCCTCGAAGCTGATAAGAGAGAAGTGTCCAGACCTGGGTCCTGACCCTCAACAGTCTGCACTTCCCCCCGCCCTGCAGGGAGGCCTCCTCCTCTGTGAACTTTCTGTGTTGACACGGCCCAGGTCCTCAGGGCTTTAATCCCACAGTAATCTAAGTGCACTGTGAAAGTGTTTTGTACATGCAATCAGCATCCACAATCATTTGACTTTAGGTCAAAGAGATTAGCACCCAAAATGTGGGTGAACCTCCTCCAACTAGCTGAAGACCTTAGAACAAAAGCTGACGTTTTCAGGAGAAGAAAGAATCCAGCCTCAAGATCGCAGCATCCACTCCTGCCCAAGTCTCCAGGATCCTGGCATGTCCTACAGATTCCAGGCTTACCAATGCCAATTTCCGtaacattgttgttgctgttcagttgctcagtcgtgtccaacactttgcaactctatggactgcagcacgccaggcttccctatccttcactatctcctgaagtttgcccaaacgcatgtccattgagtcagtgatgccatccaaccatctcatcctctgtcgtccccttctccacccgccttcgatctttcccagcatcagggtcttttccaatgagttggctcttcacgttAGGTGGCCTAAGGAttcaagcttcagcttcagcatcagtccttccaatgaatattcagggttgatttcttttaggactgatgggtttgatctccttgtagtccaaggggctctcaagagtcttctctagaaccacagtttcaaagcatcaattcttcagtgcttggccttctttatggtccaactctcacatccatacatgactactggaaaaaaaacctCCCTAAAATAATTCTATTACTATATATCTCCCACCTGTTATGTCTTTCTGGAGAAATCTGCCTCCTACATCTTCACAATCTCCCTTACACAAGTCACTTCGTTCACAAATCTCCCCATACCACCCACTGCCCCTCCTGATACTGCAAAGTTAATCTTCAATTCAACTTGATGAAATGTTTGTAAGTTTCagtaaaagagaaattaataagGAATTGCTGTTCAGTTAAGCTTGGTCCAATCTCAGCTGCATATACAGTTAAAAATCATTCAGGATTTCAAGTCCCCTTAGTCATATTTCCACTGGCAAAACAATGTGGGGAAATAGGGCAGTTATCTAGCCTGCACGCTCTGCAGGGACCAGGCTTGGAAGAGGCTTCTGCATGTACGTCCCACATAGACTGGAGTGTCCGACACTCGAAGGCTGGGGAATAAGCACTGAAAAGAGGAGTAGGGGTCTCAGTGGCTTCCTTGCCCTGCAGCCGCCGTGGCCAATGGCCCAGGCAGACCCAGCTCACCTGAATTCGCCCAGTAACACTCTTAATTCTGTGACACATGAAAGAATCACCATATTAGAAGAGTGATAATTATTTGAAACTGGAAATCAGGATGGAACTCATTAGCTAGAGTACAATTTataaactgactcaaatgaaaaGGGGGCAGTAAAAATGTCATTGCAAAAAATAGATGACACATTAAGCCTTAATTAATTGCATGTCACTTGAAAAGGAGCAAACtgcaaaattaaaatcttaatgaACACTGCCTGAAAGAGACATTTTTCAAATGCTAATGGAAAACTAAAGGAACAGCTGTCAAAAGTTGAGTGTGCCTCTTCCTCTCCAAAATCATCTTGGAAAATACAAACACTCGAAAGAACAAAGGCCATTCTGACTGTACTGCCGCGCAAGAGTCTTGAGTCCTGCTACAAACAAGGGATTCACTTCCTTAAGAAATCACTGTGATTCAGGGTAATATTAAAGGCCTGGACACAGTCATTAAATCATGACAGACAAGTACTGATGATTAGCATTTTATGCACATACCTCTCAGAGAGTATGGAGCAGCTCTGAAAGGCCAGTGTACCAGTCTTCTGACCAGGAGACTCTTGGTATCCTCACCCCTACCTCCCTGTTGGTTCACCCAGGGCTTCAGCAGTGTAGACAAGAGCTGAGCTCCTGACAGTTAGTTCATTTGCTACCAAGTTGGGTGCTGTGAGTTGTCTATACAGGATCCTCTATTTTGTTCAAGGCAGCAACTACTCAGTTCTAGGCAGTCCATCATCACTGGTCTAACCCTGAGTTTCAAAACCTCGGAactatttgaactgtggtgtttgagaagactgagagtcccttggacagtaagaatatcaaaccagtccttcctaaaggaaatcagtcctgaatattcattcaaaggactgatgctggagctgaaactccaatcctttggccacctgatgcaaaaagccaactcattagaaaagaccctgatgctgggaaagactgaaggcaggagatgaaggggatgacatgatgagatggttggatgacatcactgactcaacggacatgagtctgagcaatctctgggagatggtgaaggacaaggaagcctggcatgctgcagtccatggggtcacaaagagtcggacatgactgagcaactgaacagcaacaacattgaCATCTGGGCCAGATGACTGTATGTGGTGGAGGCTCTCCTGTGCATTGCAGGACTTTAAACAGCACCCCTGGTctctgcccactagatgccagtagcactccACCAGCTGTGACAGCCAAAGATGTCCCCCAAGGAACCACACACATCTCCACCCCACTGAGGATCATAGTTCTAACCTCTATGACCTGCAatcttgttttccattttcccagcctcccttaCAACTGGTCAGGGAGCCCCAAAGAGAAGGCCATTGCATCCCTGATCAAAGGgacctttgggacttccctggtggtccagtggttaagaatccgcctgccaatgcaggagtcacacaggttcaatccccggtcgggGAACTACACCCTGGGCACCGAGACTACTGAGGGCTTGCTCTAGAGCTACGACTACTGACGCCCacgtgctccagagcccacactctgcaacaggagaagccacagcgatgagaagcccgtgcacctcaactagagggtagcccccgcttgctacaactagagcgagcccacacacagcaacaaagacccagtacagccataaATGAACAAATTGATTAAGTTTAGAAAAAGGGGTCACGTTATCAGTGATGCTGCTTCCTGTCCGAGACACGGATCTGAGGCTGGAGCTCCAGTGAGCATCCGAACTCTTCATGAGGTGACCAGTCAACACACTGgaaggtggaggggtgggggtggggggggggtggaggggtggagggTGTGGGGGCAATGCTGAGTCAAGAAAAGCATGGAGGAAGAAACCTGGATCTGTATGTTCTCAGGGAGTCAGGGCCGACTCTGTTGGGTGACTTCTAGTGAGGTGAGACAAATAGATGCTTGCTTTATTTAATCAACTGTCAAGTCGGGATTTCTGTTACTGGAAGAGACAAACCTCCTaaaagggactgctgctgctgctgctaagttgcttcagtcgtgtctaactctgtgcgaccccacagacagcagcccaccaggctcccccgtccctgggattctccaggcaagaatactggagtgggttgccatttccttctccaatgcatgaaagtgaaaagtgaaagtgaagtcgttcagccGTGAccaactcttagcggccccatggactgcagcctaccaggctcctccatccatgggattttccaggcaagagtactggggtggggtgccattgccttctcccctaaaaGAGACTAAAGGAAGACAATCTACCTTCTGTTGCTCATTCTTAGGACCCTTTCCCCCAAGAGTCAAGGCCAGGTCCATGGGACCAGTAGGAGGCAGGCAGAGCCCAGGATGCATCACTTCCTTTCCTATGTCTCTGTAAGCCCCCAACCCCACGTGatgtgctaagacacttcagtcatgtctgactgtgtaaccccatggactgtagactctgtgcaaccccatggactgttgacaggttcctctctccataggattcaccaggcaagaatacaagagagGGTTGCATACCCTCCTTcaaaggatcttccccacccagggtttgaacctgggtctcctgcactgcaggcgtattctttaccatctgagccaccccagGAAGCCTATCCCTGAGCAACCTACCCTTCAAATGAAGGCCCCACTCCAGTTCTACCCACACCCACAAGAGGCCTTTCTGCTCATGTTAGACAGGAGTGGGTCCCTGCTCCATCTTGGATGGGGAGGGGGGGGTCATCTTTCCCTCCCCACCTAGACACAGGTGATTACAACACACCCAGAGAGCTTCCCCTTTTGTGGTCAAGGACCGCTAAGTTTCCAGCCTTATCAGAACAAAACAAGATAAAACCACCTGCCCAGGCCGGCGCAGGCGCACCGAGATCTAAAAGGTGACTCATAGTAACCCTGGGTTTATTATGCCCAATTGTAGTAAGTTAGCATTGCTGTttgccctccccccgccccccaaccccctgGGGTTTCACTTGGGTGCTTGTGACTAAGCACCTGTGGGCAAGGAGGAAGTTACACAACCTACAGCTGTCAAT
This region includes:
- the ANKRD33B gene encoding ankyrin repeat domain-containing protein 33B isoform X2 produces the protein MVLLAGPGPEGGGARRVSPEPPSPPRDAQAGEDPADYEEYEDFSSLPDTRSIASDDSFYPYGDEEEYSSVSAESAPEPVPEGVPEAATLLRAACANDVGLLRALVRRGPSAEEVQETDRNGRTGLIVACYHGFVDTVVILAECPHVDVNWQDSEGNTALITAAQAGADVHARDSRRGMSSQEWATYTGRFEAVRVIQRLLERPCPEQFGVKYKPELPLALEAGQKPTGSKSCLQKLTDFVRSTLTSRSRQGMEDGGALDHMVKMTTSLYSPAVAIVCQTVCPESPPCVGKRRLAVQEILASRGDQDTQAQERDKGEGPGPQSQTSQAAGVSKEEAPRAGLASSQPPVAPRRASLLPLQLLRRSSVRPGVTIPKVRVSKAPAPTFQPERAARGSTKDSSHLQLPKWRYKEAKEEKRKAEEAEKQRLAAAQKEKRTSSWRKRT
- the ANKRD33B gene encoding ankyrin repeat domain-containing protein 33B isoform X1, which codes for MVLLAGPGPEGGGARRVSPEPPSPPRDAQAGEDPADYEEYEDFSSLPDTRSIASDDSFYPYGDEEEYSSVSAESAPEPVPEGVPEAATLLRAACANDVGLLRALVRRGPSAEEVQETDRNGRTGLIVACYHGFVDTVVILAECPHVDVNWQDSEGNTALITAAQAGHVTITNYLLNYFPGLDLERRNAFGFTALMKAAMQGRTECIRALMLAGADVHARDSRRGMSSQEWATYTGRFEAVRVIQRLLERPCPEQFGVKYKPELPLALEAGQKPTGSKSCLQKLTDFVRSTLTSRSRQGMEDGGALDHMVKMTTSLYSPAVAIVCQTVCPESPPCVGKRRLAVQEILASRGDQDTQAQERDKGEGPGPQSQTSQAAGVSKEEAPRAGLASSQPPVAPRRASLLPLQLLRRSSVRPGVTIPKVRVSKAPAPTFQPERAARGSTKDSSHLQLPKWRYKEAKEEKRKAEEAEKQRLAAAQKEKRTSSWRKRT